In Flavobacterium sp. N1736, the following are encoded in one genomic region:
- a CDS encoding T9SS type A sorting domain-containing protein: MKNLKLSLVCAVLLSGMSTYAIDGNADFNLHVLKNGKLITFGLNQVQKANLAIYDQDGNQFYSETASGKDGILRTFSLQDFPDGTYFLEVEDNVKKVRYEIVVNNQITTLSSKAVSAVYKSSDKNTSVAIR; encoded by the coding sequence ATGAAAAATTTAAAATTAAGTTTAGTATGTGCAGTACTTCTTTCAGGAATGAGTACTTATGCAATTGATGGAAATGCAGATTTTAACCTTCATGTGTTAAAAAATGGAAAATTAATAACGTTTGGTCTTAATCAGGTTCAAAAAGCAAACTTAGCTATATATGATCAGGACGGAAACCAATTCTACTCTGAAACTGCTTCCGGTAAAGACGGAATTTTAAGAACTTTTAGTTTACAGGATTTTCCTGATGGAACTTATTTCTTAGAAGTTGAAGACAATGTAAAAAAAGTGAGATATGAAATTGTTGTAAACAATCAAATTACCACTTTATCTTCAAAAGCTGTTTCTGCAGTTTATAAATCATCAGATAAAAATACAAGCGTAGCAATTCGCTAA
- a CDS encoding DUF4197 domain-containing protein, whose product MKKILLITIITFSLASCAQVQQTLNQLPQLASQLPTGSVDIASGLKEALNKGITQQVSKLTAVDGFYKNEAVKILMPAELQKVDATLRKVGLSSLADEGVKMLNRAAEDAVKEATPIFVSAVKNMSFTDAKNILLGNDSAATSYLQGSTTTALYGKFNPVIKSSFEKVGADVVWTKIINKYNTIPLVKKVNPDLTDYTTTQALAGVFKMIAVEEKDIRNNISARTTPLLKSVFAMQDGK is encoded by the coding sequence ATGAAAAAGATTTTATTAATAACGATTATTACATTTTCTCTGGCTTCTTGTGCTCAGGTACAACAAACTTTAAATCAATTGCCTCAATTGGCATCACAACTGCCAACAGGAAGCGTTGATATTGCTTCCGGACTAAAAGAAGCTCTAAATAAAGGTATTACTCAACAAGTGAGTAAATTGACCGCAGTGGATGGTTTTTATAAAAATGAGGCTGTAAAAATTTTAATGCCTGCCGAATTACAAAAAGTAGATGCTACCTTACGAAAAGTAGGTCTTAGCTCATTGGCAGATGAAGGTGTAAAAATGTTAAACCGTGCTGCTGAAGATGCAGTTAAAGAGGCAACACCAATATTTGTTTCGGCTGTAAAAAATATGTCGTTTACAGATGCTAAAAATATTTTACTTGGCAATGACAGTGCAGCAACATCTTATTTACAAGGCAGCACAACAACTGCTTTATACGGAAAGTTCAATCCGGTAATTAAAAGTTCGTTCGAGAAAGTTGGTGCTGATGTCGTTTGGACAAAAATTATCAATAAATACAATACAATTCCACTGGTAAAAAAAGTGAATCCTGATTTAACAGATTATACAACAACTCAGGCTTTGGCCGGTGTTTTTAAAATGATTGCTGTTGAAGAAAAAGATATCCGTAATAATATTAGCGCAAGAACAACGCCTTTATTAAAAAGCGTGTTTGCTATGCAGGACGGCAAATAA
- a CDS encoding catalase codes for MELNKKLTTATGTPVPDNQNIQTAGPRGPVLLQDFWFLEKMAHFDREVIPERRMHAKGSGAYGTFTVTHDITKYTRADLFSEIGKKTDMFVRFSTVAGERGAADAERDIRGFAMKFYTNEGNWDLVGNNTPVFFFRDPMKFPDLNHAVKRDPRTNLRSADNNWDFWTLLPEALHQITIVMSDRGIPKTYRQMHGFGSHTFSFLNAQNERHYVKFHFVSQQGIENLSDEEAGLLVGGDRESHQRDLYNAIEEGNFPKWKMFVQIMTEEQASTYRFHPFDLTKVWLKGDFPLIPVGEFELNKNPENYFAEVEQAAFNPAHIVPGISFSPDKMLQARLFSYGDAHRYRLGVNNYQIPVNASRCPYNTFHRDGAMRVDGNNGSRIHYEPNSFGEWQEQPEFKEPPLALHGDAYAHNFREDDNDYFTQPGLLFRLLTEEKKQLLFKNTAAQVGGAKKFIQVRHIRNCYKADPAYGTGVANALGLTMDEVNNFSDPRLLIEVR; via the coding sequence ATGGAATTAAACAAAAAATTAACAACTGCTACAGGAACTCCTGTCCCAGACAATCAAAACATTCAAACAGCTGGTCCACGTGGGCCTGTTTTATTACAGGATTTTTGGTTTTTAGAAAAGATGGCTCATTTTGATCGTGAGGTAATTCCGGAACGCCGAATGCATGCAAAAGGATCTGGAGCTTATGGAACTTTTACTGTAACTCACGACATCACAAAATACACCAGAGCCGACTTGTTTTCGGAAATAGGAAAGAAGACCGATATGTTTGTTCGTTTTTCGACAGTTGCCGGTGAAAGAGGCGCTGCAGATGCCGAAAGAGACATTCGTGGTTTTGCAATGAAGTTTTATACCAATGAAGGAAATTGGGATTTGGTAGGAAATAATACTCCGGTTTTCTTTTTTCGTGATCCGATGAAATTTCCGGATTTAAATCATGCTGTAAAACGTGATCCAAGAACCAATTTAAGAAGCGCTGATAACAATTGGGATTTTTGGACTTTATTGCCGGAAGCTTTGCATCAGATTACAATTGTAATGAGCGACAGAGGAATTCCGAAAACGTACCGCCAGATGCATGGATTTGGAAGTCATACGTTTAGTTTTTTAAATGCTCAAAACGAAAGACATTATGTGAAATTCCATTTTGTTTCGCAACAAGGCATTGAAAATTTATCAGATGAAGAAGCAGGTTTATTAGTAGGCGGTGACAGAGAAAGCCACCAGAGAGATTTGTATAATGCTATTGAAGAAGGAAATTTCCCGAAATGGAAAATGTTCGTTCAAATCATGACCGAAGAACAGGCTTCAACCTATCGTTTTCATCCTTTTGACTTGACAAAAGTTTGGTTAAAAGGAGATTTTCCACTTATTCCGGTTGGAGAATTCGAACTAAATAAAAATCCTGAAAATTATTTTGCAGAGGTAGAACAAGCCGCTTTTAATCCGGCTCATATTGTTCCGGGAATTAGTTTTTCTCCGGATAAAATGCTTCAGGCACGTTTGTTTTCATACGGAGATGCACATCGTTATCGTTTAGGCGTAAACAATTATCAAATTCCGGTAAACGCATCAAGATGCCCATATAACACTTTTCACAGAGACGGAGCAATGCGTGTAGATGGAAATAACGGAAGCCGTATACATTACGAACCTAATAGTTTTGGCGAATGGCAGGAACAGCCAGAATTTAAAGAACCGCCATTAGCTTTGCACGGCGATGCGTACGCGCATAATTTTAGAGAAGATGATAATGATTATTTTACACAGCCAGGTTTGTTATTCCGTTTGTTAACAGAGGAGAAAAAACAATTATTGTTTAAAAATACAGCAGCACAGGTAGGAGGAGCAAAGAAATTTATTCAGGTTCGCCATATCAGAAACTGTTATAAAGCTGATCCGGCATACGGAACAGGAGTAGCAAATGCGTTAGGTTTAACAATGGACGAAGTAAATAATTTTTCTGATCCAAGATTATTAATCGAAGTGAGATAG
- a CDS encoding AraC family transcriptional regulator, with amino-acid sequence MKTIAPALEVISPSYGSSFTYTKHAEKTNVKSHLWHYHPEIELVYINGGAGKRQIGSHVSYYTNGSLILIGSNLPHCGFTNEQTGNVNETVIHIKPEFLGNEFFAAPEMRRVQNILSQSKGGIAFGGETKKRIGQKIEMMENQLPFERLLTLLSILDELESSEEYTILNADGFAIELNAQDSDRINVVFNYVKDHFQESIAIDEVSSLVSMTTPSFCRYFKKISNKTFTEFVNEYRLVHASKLLAEKPITINEVCYESGFNNFSHFSKSFKQYTGKSASQYRNEHKIIIK; translated from the coding sequence ATGAAGACAATCGCCCCAGCTCTCGAAGTGATTTCTCCCTCATACGGAAGTTCTTTTACTTATACGAAACATGCTGAAAAGACGAACGTTAAGTCGCATTTGTGGCATTACCATCCCGAAATTGAATTGGTTTATATCAATGGCGGCGCAGGAAAAAGACAAATAGGGAGCCATGTTTCTTATTACACAAATGGAAGTTTGATCCTGATAGGTTCTAATTTACCCCATTGTGGTTTTACAAACGAACAAACAGGAAATGTAAACGAAACGGTGATTCATATCAAACCTGAATTTTTAGGGAATGAATTTTTTGCAGCACCGGAAATGAGAAGAGTTCAAAACATTCTGAGCCAGTCGAAAGGCGGAATCGCTTTTGGCGGAGAAACCAAAAAACGAATAGGACAGAAAATTGAGATGATGGAAAACCAGCTTCCGTTTGAACGTTTGCTGACACTTTTAAGTATTTTAGATGAATTAGAATCATCAGAAGAATATACTATATTAAATGCTGATGGTTTTGCTATCGAACTAAACGCGCAGGATAGTGACCGAATAAACGTGGTTTTTAATTACGTAAAAGATCATTTTCAGGAATCTATTGCTATAGACGAAGTTTCGAGTTTGGTAAGTATGACAACGCCTTCGTTTTGCCGATATTTCAAAAAAATATCCAACAAAACCTTTACAGAGTTTGTCAATGAATATCGTTTGGTACACGCCTCAAAACTTTTGGCCGAAAAACCAATAACAATCAACGAAGTGTGTTACGAAAGCGGTTTTAATAATTTTAGCCACTTTAGTAAATCGTTTAAACAATACACAGGTAAAAGCGCTTCGCAATATCGTAACGAACACAAGATTATAATTAAATAA
- a CDS encoding methylmalonyl-CoA mutase family protein: MELQIPYIPKNKVRIVTAASLFDGHDAAINIMRRIIQSTGVEVIHLGHDRSVEEVVNTAIQEDANAIAMTSYQGGHNEYFKYMYDLLHEKGAGHIKIFGGGGGVILPSEISELHEYGITRIYSPDDGRSLGLQGMINDLVEQSDYPIGDKLNGEIDHIENKIPTAIARLISAAENFPEIAKPVFDQIHTNNTNSKIPVLGITGTGGAGKSSLVDELVRRFLIDFPEKTIGLISVDPSKRKTGGALLGDRIRMNAINNPRVYMRSLATRQSNLALSKYVAEAIQVLKAAKYDLIILETSGIGQSDTEIMDHSDVSLYVMTPEFGAATQLEKIDMLDFADLVALNKFDKRGALDAIRDVKKQYQRNHNLWDKNPDDMPVFGTIASQFNDPGMNTLYKAIMDKIVEKTDSDLKSTFEITREMSEKIFVIPPHRTRYLSEIAENNRSYDESALSQQKVAQKLYGIFKTIESVSGKIPQINKAGIDDSSVILSGVEGLDENRIFLNLLLNQFDKVKMDLDPYNWEIILSWDEKVNKYKNPVYTFKVRDKEIKIATHTESLSHIQIPKIALPKYEAWGDILRWNLQENVPGEFPFASGLYPFKREGEDPSRMFAGEGGPERTNKRFHYVSAGLPAKRLSTAFDSVTLYGNDPDIRPDIYGKIGNAGVSICCLDDAKKLYSGFDLVHALTSVSMTINGPAPMLLGFFMNAAIDQQCEYYIKENDLEKEVETKINKIYKEKGTERPRYQGDLPEGNNGLGLMLLGVTGDQVLPQEIYNEIKARTLSQVRGTVQADILKEDQAQNTCIFSTEFALRLMGDVQEYFITKNVRNFYSVSISGYHIAEAGANPITQLAFTLSNGFTYVEYYLSRGMSINDFGPNLSFFFSNGVDPEYSVIGRVARKIWAKAMKNKYGANERAQMLKYHIQTSGRSLHAQEIDFNDIRTTLQALYAIYDNCNSLHTNAYDEAITTPTEESVRRAMAIQLIINKELGLAKNENPIQGSFIIEELTDLVEAAVLLEFDRITERGGVLGAMETMYQRSKIQEESLYYETLKHNGDFPIVGVNTFLSSKGSPTVIPAEVIRATEEEKQYQITMLENLHQFHEAKVNEHLNKLQEAAIKNENLFDHLMEATKVCSLGQITSALFEVGGQYRRNM; the protein is encoded by the coding sequence ATGGAACTACAAATACCATATATTCCTAAAAATAAAGTAAGAATTGTTACTGCGGCATCTCTTTTTGACGGACACGATGCGGCTATTAATATCATGCGCCGTATTATTCAGTCAACAGGAGTTGAGGTAATTCATTTGGGTCACGATCGAAGCGTTGAAGAAGTGGTGAATACCGCCATTCAGGAAGATGCAAATGCGATTGCCATGACATCATATCAAGGCGGGCACAATGAATACTTTAAATATATGTATGACTTGCTTCATGAAAAAGGAGCGGGGCATATTAAAATTTTTGGAGGCGGAGGCGGAGTAATTTTGCCAAGCGAAATTTCAGAATTACATGAATATGGTATTACCAGAATTTATTCTCCGGATGATGGACGTTCTTTAGGTTTACAAGGAATGATTAATGATTTGGTTGAGCAATCAGATTATCCAATCGGAGATAAACTAAACGGAGAAATTGATCATATCGAAAATAAAATTCCAACTGCAATTGCAAGATTAATTTCGGCAGCCGAGAATTTCCCTGAAATTGCAAAGCCTGTTTTTGATCAGATACATACTAATAATACTAATTCTAAAATTCCGGTTCTTGGAATTACGGGAACAGGTGGAGCAGGAAAATCATCTCTGGTTGATGAATTAGTTCGTAGATTCTTAATTGATTTCCCCGAAAAAACAATCGGATTAATTTCTGTCGATCCTTCGAAACGTAAAACCGGAGGAGCACTTTTAGGAGACAGAATCCGAATGAATGCCATTAATAATCCTCGCGTTTATATGCGTTCATTGGCGACACGTCAATCAAATTTGGCATTGTCTAAATATGTTGCCGAAGCAATTCAGGTTTTAAAAGCTGCAAAATACGATTTGATTATTCTTGAAACTTCAGGAATCGGACAATCAGATACGGAAATTATGGATCATTCTGATGTATCCTTATATGTAATGACACCGGAATTTGGAGCAGCGACTCAATTAGAGAAAATCGATATGCTTGATTTTGCCGATTTAGTAGCTTTAAATAAATTCGATAAAAGAGGCGCTCTTGATGCGATTCGTGACGTTAAAAAACAATATCAGCGCAATCATAATTTATGGGATAAAAATCCTGATGATATGCCCGTGTTCGGAACAATTGCTTCTCAATTCAATGATCCCGGAATGAACACGCTTTATAAAGCGATTATGGATAAAATTGTCGAAAAAACAGATTCAGATCTAAAATCGACTTTTGAAATCACGCGTGAAATGAGCGAGAAAATCTTTGTGATTCCGCCACACAGAACGCGTTATTTATCTGAAATTGCAGAGAATAACAGATCGTATGACGAAAGTGCGCTTTCGCAACAAAAAGTAGCACAAAAACTATACGGAATCTTTAAAACGATCGAATCAGTTTCAGGGAAAATTCCGCAAATAAATAAAGCAGGAATTGACGACAGCAGTGTCATCCTGAGCGGAGTCGAAGGATTAGACGAAAACAGAATATTCTTAAACCTTTTACTAAATCAGTTTGATAAAGTAAAAATGGACTTAGATCCGTACAACTGGGAAATTATCCTGAGTTGGGATGAAAAAGTAAACAAATACAAAAATCCGGTTTATACTTTTAAAGTTCGTGATAAAGAAATTAAAATCGCGACACATACCGAAAGCTTATCACACATTCAGATTCCGAAAATTGCTTTGCCTAAATATGAAGCCTGGGGTGATATTTTACGTTGGAATTTACAGGAAAATGTTCCTGGAGAATTTCCGTTTGCTTCTGGATTATATCCGTTTAAACGTGAAGGCGAAGATCCGTCAAGAATGTTTGCGGGCGAGGGGGGACCGGAAAGAACCAACAAACGTTTTCATTATGTAAGCGCGGGATTGCCGGCAAAACGACTTTCGACTGCTTTTGACAGTGTAACTTTGTACGGAAACGACCCTGATATTCGTCCTGATATTTACGGAAAAATTGGAAATGCGGGAGTTTCGATTTGCTGTCTTGATGATGCTAAAAAACTGTATTCAGGTTTTGATTTGGTGCACGCTTTAACATCTGTAAGTATGACCATAAACGGACCTGCGCCAATGTTGTTGGGCTTTTTTATGAACGCGGCAATCGATCAGCAATGTGAGTATTATATTAAGGAGAACGATTTAGAAAAAGAAGTTGAGACAAAAATCAACAAAATATACAAAGAAAAAGGAACAGAACGACCAAGATATCAAGGTGATTTACCGGAAGGAAACAACGGTTTAGGATTGATGCTTTTGGGTGTTACCGGAGATCAGGTTTTGCCTCAGGAAATTTATAATGAAATAAAAGCAAGAACATTATCGCAAGTTCGTGGAACGGTTCAGGCGGATATTTTAAAAGAAGATCAGGCACAAAATACCTGTATTTTTTCTACAGAATTTGCTTTACGATTAATGGGCGACGTTCAGGAATATTTTATTACCAAAAACGTTCGTAATTTCTATTCGGTTTCTATTTCAGGATATCATATTGCCGAGGCAGGAGCGAACCCAATTACGCAATTGGCATTTACGCTTTCGAATGGTTTCACTTACGTGGAATATTATTTGAGCCGCGGAATGAGCATCAATGATTTTGGACCAAACTTATCGTTCTTTTTCTCAAACGGAGTAGATCCTGAATATTCTGTTATTGGTCGTGTGGCACGTAAAATTTGGGCAAAAGCCATGAAAAACAAATACGGAGCCAACGAAAGAGCACAAATGCTAAAATATCATATTCAAACTTCTGGACGTTCGTTACACGCTCAGGAAATTGATTTTAATGATATTAGAACCACTTTGCAGGCTTTGTATGCGATTTACGACAACTGTAATTCATTGCACACAAATGCTTATGATGAAGCGATTACAACACCAACCGAAGAATCTGTGCGCAGAGCAATGGCGATTCAGTTGATTATTAATAAAGAATTAGGTTTAGCCAAAAACGAAAACCCAATTCAAGGTTCATTTATAATCGAAGAATTAACAGATTTGGTAGAAGCAGCCGTTCTACTAGAATTTGACCGAATTACAGAGCGTGGCGGAGTTCTTGGAGCAATGGAAACAATGTACCAACGTTCTAAAATTCAGGAAGAAAGTTTGTATTACGAAACTCTAAAACACAACGGAGATTTCCCAATTGTGGGTGTAAATACTTTCCTGAGTTCAAAAGGTTCTCCAACGGTAATTCCGGCAGAAGTAATTCGCGCCACCGAAGAAGAAAAACAATATCAGATTACGATGCTGGAGAACTTACATCAGTTTCACGAAGCAAAAGTAAACGAGCATCTCAACAAACTACAAGAAGCCGCAATTAAAAACGAAAACTTATTCGACCATTTAATGGAAGCTACGAAAGTTTGTTCTTTGGGTCAGATTACTTCGGCTTTGTTTGAAGTGGGTGGGCAGTATAGAAGGAATATGTAG
- a CDS encoding L,D-transpeptidase family protein produces the protein MKTFYPLAIIIVVSFFALSFNKLDKNGLTTRTLSSYSTSNDNDVVDTEVLNDFFKRYSDLKKYQNEVTSLYKNRSYETIWYSDNKITEFGKVLHQKMKDADDQGLEVNIPYREEIEQIFDKKSKEISKSDADMLLSAAYVIYMRNVYEGLDAETVKKTGWLLPKKKLSYDTLLDSLMTNPTLLEKNNVLLFDQYYKLEGALKKYKQIEADNNWKPMTVATPYKDIRPDEKSITVAQIRNRLFIMGDLKTDSKSDFYDRELMDGVMHYKVRNGLKPNYIIGEDHIKDLNEPIGDKIKKIMINMERCRWISPKLVTDNEYVMVNIPSFELVYVKNGQVELVSNVFVGSQLTKTSIFNGNIDKIVFSPYWTVPQSIVDNELKLKMAADKNYLADNNMEMVNGQVRQKPGAKNSLGLVKFIFPNPEDIYMHDTPSKTLFDFEKRTFSHGCINVQKAKELAVAMLKDYPEWTQSRIDDAMAGKEESTFKLPNKIPIYITYFTTWVNDAGEISFYQDVYNRDSELNGLLFPTAEMAAN, from the coding sequence ATGAAAACATTTTATCCACTAGCCATAATTATAGTCGTAAGCTTTTTTGCTTTATCATTTAATAAACTTGATAAAAACGGCTTAACAACAAGAACTTTAAGCTCTTACAGTACTTCTAATGATAATGATGTAGTAGATACAGAAGTATTAAATGACTTTTTTAAAAGATATTCTGATCTTAAAAAATATCAAAACGAAGTAACATCTTTATACAAAAACAGATCATACGAAACGATTTGGTATAGCGACAATAAAATTACTGAATTTGGAAAAGTTTTGCATCAAAAAATGAAAGATGCAGATGATCAGGGTTTAGAAGTTAATATTCCGTACAGAGAAGAAATAGAGCAAATTTTTGACAAAAAATCTAAAGAAATTTCTAAATCAGATGCTGATATGTTATTGAGCGCAGCTTATGTTATCTACATGCGTAATGTATATGAAGGTCTTGATGCTGAAACGGTTAAAAAAACCGGCTGGCTTTTACCAAAGAAAAAATTATCTTATGATACTTTATTAGATTCTCTAATGACCAATCCGACTTTGTTAGAAAAAAATAATGTATTGCTTTTTGACCAGTATTATAAATTAGAAGGAGCTTTAAAAAAATACAAACAAATAGAAGCAGACAATAATTGGAAACCAATGACGGTTGCAACTCCTTATAAAGATATAAGACCTGACGAAAAATCGATTACAGTGGCTCAGATTAGAAATAGATTATTTATAATGGGAGATTTAAAAACCGATTCTAAAAGTGATTTCTATGATCGTGAATTGATGGATGGTGTAATGCATTATAAAGTACGAAATGGTTTAAAACCAAATTATATAATTGGTGAAGACCATATTAAAGATTTGAATGAACCAATTGGTGATAAGATTAAAAAAATCATGATCAATATGGAACGTTGCAGATGGATTTCGCCAAAACTCGTAACAGATAATGAATATGTAATGGTTAATATTCCGTCTTTTGAATTGGTTTATGTAAAAAACGGACAAGTTGAACTTGTTTCTAATGTATTTGTTGGTTCGCAATTAACTAAAACATCCATTTTTAACGGAAACATTGACAAAATTGTATTTAGCCCATATTGGACTGTTCCGCAAAGTATTGTTGATAATGAACTGAAATTGAAAATGGCCGCTGATAAAAATTATCTTGCTGATAATAATATGGAAATGGTGAATGGTCAGGTAAGACAAAAACCGGGAGCAAAAAATTCATTGGGATTAGTGAAATTTATTTTCCCAAATCCAGAGGATATTTATATGCACGATACGCCATCAAAAACCTTATTTGATTTTGAAAAAAGAACTTTTAGCCACGGTTGTATTAATGTTCAAAAAGCAAAAGAATTAGCCGTTGCCATGTTGAAAGATTATCCTGAATGGACTCAAAGCAGAATAGATGATGCTATGGCAGGAAAAGAAGAGTCTACATTTAAATTGCCAAATAAAATTCCTATTTACATTACTTATTTTACAACCTGGGTAAACGATGCAGGCGAAATTAGTTTTTATCAGGATGTTTATAACAGAGATAGCGAATTAAATGGTCTTTTATTTCCTACCGCAGAAATGGCAGCAAATTAA
- a CDS encoding T9SS type A sorting domain-containing protein, which produces MKKTLKLSLVCAVLFTGSTYAIDGNGDFNLHVLKANGKLITFALNRVQKANLAIYDTDGTLIYSETASGKDGILRTFSLEEFPEGKYFLEVENGEKMVRHEIIINDGISVLSSKAISSVYKSGISVKNSSVAVR; this is translated from the coding sequence ATGAAAAAGACTTTAAAATTGAGTTTAGTATGCGCAGTACTTTTCACAGGAAGTACGTATGCAATTGACGGGAATGGAGATTTTAATCTTCATGTATTAAAAGCTAACGGAAAGCTAATTACATTTGCTCTTAACAGAGTACAAAAAGCAAACTTAGCAATTTACGACACAGATGGTACTCTTATTTATTCTGAAACCGCATCTGGTAAAGATGGAATTTTGAGAACTTTTAGTTTAGAAGAGTTTCCGGAAGGGAAATACTTTTTAGAGGTTGAAAACGGCGAAAAAATGGTTAGACATGAAATTATTATTAATGACGGAATTTCTGTTTTATCATCAAAAGCAATTTCATCGGTTTACAAATCAGGTATTTCTGTCAAAAACAGCAGTGTAGCTGTACGCTAA
- a CDS encoding secretion protein — MTKFTKLALVVAIFLTTIFTYAIDGKGDYILYIKTGNGKVVSFTLNTVEKSNFSILDENNTLLYAGVPSSDEDNLEISKTLSLEAYPAGTYYLQLNQNGKVVKHKITVSTKKVKTVVLDESVNESPAFRR, encoded by the coding sequence ATGACAAAATTTACCAAATTGGCCCTAGTTGTAGCCATCTTTTTAACAACTATCTTTACTTATGCAATTGATGGAAAAGGGGATTATATCTTGTATATAAAAACCGGAAACGGAAAAGTAGTTAGCTTTACTTTAAACACCGTTGAGAAATCAAATTTTTCAATTTTAGACGAAAACAATACTTTGTTGTACGCAGGAGTTCCATCTTCTGATGAAGACAATTTAGAGATTTCAAAAACTTTAAGTTTAGAGGCTTATCCAGCCGGAACTTACTATTTGCAATTGAATCAAAATGGTAAAGTAGTAAAACACAAGATTACAGTTTCAACAAAAAAGGTAAAAACAGTAGTGTTAGACGAATCAGTAAACGAAAGTCCTGCTTTTCGTCGTTAA
- a CDS encoding T9SS type A sorting domain-containing protein, translated as MKKILKLSLVCAVLLSGMSTYAIDGNEDFNLHVLKNGKVITFGLNQLQKANLAIYDQDGNLFYSENASGKNGILRTFSLQDFPDGVYFLEVEDNSKKVRYEINVNDNVTTLSAKAISSVYKSADKNTSVAIR; from the coding sequence ATGAAAAAGATTTTAAAATTAAGTTTAGTATGCGCAGTGCTTTTATCAGGAATGAGTACTTATGCAATTGATGGAAATGAGGATTTTAACCTTCATGTATTGAAAAATGGAAAAGTAATAACTTTTGGTTTAAACCAATTGCAAAAAGCTAATTTGGCTATATACGATCAGGACGGAAATTTATTCTACTCTGAAAATGCTTCAGGTAAAAATGGAATTTTAAGAACTTTTAGCTTACAGGATTTCCCTGACGGAGTTTACTTTTTAGAAGTTGAAGACAATTCTAAAAAAGTGAGATACGAAATTAACGTTAATGATAATGTTACAACTTTATCAGCAAAAGCAATTTCTTCAGTTTATAAATCAGCAGATAAAAATACAAGCGTAGCAATACGCTAA
- a CDS encoding helix-turn-helix domain-containing protein, translating into MSTLTKSNHIGRKISRIRELRDMKQEALAQALGISQQTISAIENSETIEEERLVEVAKALGVTVEAIKNFSEEGMINYFNTFNETVNDSHFGNNNHCTFNPLDKLMEAVEENKRLYERLLQAEKDKNEYLEKLLKEK; encoded by the coding sequence ATGAGCACACTAACAAAATCAAATCATATAGGGCGCAAGATCAGCCGTATTCGTGAACTTCGTGATATGAAACAGGAAGCTTTGGCGCAAGCTTTAGGAATAAGCCAGCAAACAATTTCGGCTATAGAAAATAGCGAAACCATAGAAGAAGAAAGACTTGTAGAAGTTGCAAAAGCACTTGGTGTAACCGTAGAAGCGATTAAGAATTTTTCAGAAGAAGGTATGATTAATTATTTTAATACTTTTAATGAAACTGTAAATGATAGCCATTTTGGTAATAATAATCATTGCACTTTCAATCCGTTAGATAAATTGATGGAAGCCGTAGAAGAAAATAAAAGACTTTACGAACGTTTGCTTCAAGCCGAAAAGGATAAAAATGAATATTTAGAAAAATTACTAAAGGAAAAGTAA
- a CDS encoding cytochrome c oxidase assembly factor 1 family protein, with amino-acid sequence MEDDYTEVRKNWWERNWKWFVPTGCLSLLVLFGLFIAGIFFGVTSIMKDSDAYKGAMTAVQHNKVVIEKLGNPIESDGMVSGSINVSNDTGNCDIQIPIKGSKGTGTLFVVATKRGSWKYDELSVYIKATKEEIDLLKK; translated from the coding sequence ATGGAAGACGATTACACAGAAGTTAGAAAAAACTGGTGGGAAAGAAACTGGAAATGGTTTGTTCCCACAGGATGTTTAAGTCTTTTGGTTCTTTTTGGCTTGTTTATAGCAGGGATTTTCTTTGGAGTAACTTCGATAATGAAAGATTCCGATGCTTATAAAGGAGCAATGACAGCTGTACAGCATAATAAGGTAGTTATCGAAAAATTAGGAAACCCGATCGAATCAGACGGAATGGTTTCGGGCAGTATAAATGTAAGCAATGATACAGGAAACTGCGATATTCAAATTCCGATAAAAGGATCTAAAGGAACCGGAACTTTATTTGTCGTTGCTACTAAAAGAGGAAGTTGGAAATACGACGAATTGTCTGTTTATATTAAAGCAACCAAAGAAGAAATTGATTTGCTGAAAAAATAA